Proteins found in one Paraburkholderia caballeronis genomic segment:
- a CDS encoding TrmH family RNA methyltransferase, whose amino-acid sequence MKAITSRDNPLYKRLKALAGSTHQQRRSGQALLEGFHLASAWLDGGAQPELCVVTDGALAHDEAQTIVARIDGQRVVMLPDALFGQLSNVVHGVGLLLLVDTPEPALPPRVADTCVVLDGVQDAGNVGSILRSAAAAGIDKVFCTPGTAHAWSSKVLRSAMGAHFLLNVFENVEPAALLDSLAAPVVITDSHGAQPVDDCDLTGAVAWVFGNEGAGVSQVWRDAAAHRVTIPQPGGMESLNVAAAAAVCLFEQVRQQRRAR is encoded by the coding sequence GTGAAAGCCATTACCTCGCGCGACAATCCGCTGTACAAGCGCCTGAAGGCGCTGGCCGGCTCGACGCATCAGCAGCGCAGGAGCGGTCAGGCGCTGCTCGAAGGGTTCCATCTCGCGAGCGCGTGGCTCGACGGCGGCGCGCAGCCCGAACTGTGCGTCGTCACCGACGGCGCGCTCGCGCACGACGAGGCGCAGACGATCGTCGCGCGGATCGACGGCCAGCGCGTGGTCATGCTGCCGGATGCGCTGTTCGGCCAGCTTTCGAACGTCGTGCACGGCGTCGGGCTGCTGCTGCTGGTCGATACGCCGGAACCCGCGTTGCCGCCGCGCGTCGCGGACACCTGCGTGGTGCTCGACGGCGTGCAGGACGCGGGCAACGTCGGTTCGATCCTGCGCAGCGCGGCGGCGGCCGGCATCGACAAGGTGTTCTGCACGCCCGGCACCGCGCACGCGTGGTCGTCGAAGGTGCTGCGCTCCGCGATGGGCGCACATTTTCTGCTGAACGTGTTCGAGAACGTCGAGCCGGCGGCGCTGCTCGACAGCCTCGCGGCGCCGGTCGTGATCACCGATTCGCACGGCGCGCAGCCGGTCGACGACTGCGACCTGACCGGCGCGGTCGCGTGGGTGTTCGGCAACGAAGGGGCGGGCGTGTCGCAGGTATGGCGCGACGCGGCCGCGCATCGGGTGACGATTCCGCAGCCGGGCGGGATGGAGTCGCTGAACGTCGCCGCGGCCGCCGCGGTGTGTCTGTTCGAGCAGGTCCGGCAGCAGCGCCGCGCGCGCTGA
- the ppsR gene encoding posphoenolpyruvate synthetase regulatory kinase/phosphorylase PpsR: protein MPPTVFIVSDGTGITAETFAHSILSQFDQKFRLVRVPFVDSMDKAYVTVDKINDAAVQEGRRPIVFTTLVDSQSNEVVKRSNALVLDMFQTFVEPLEQELDVKSSHAMGRVHQNADTEEYKNRIEAINFSLAHDDGQSNRNLVDADVILVGVSRSGKTPTSLYLAMQYGVKAANYPLIPDDFERGKLPTPLIEHRSKLFGLSIDAQRLSEIRNERRPGSKYAAIENCRYEINEAETMMRREGIKWLSSTHKSIEEIATTILQEIRMDKPPY, encoded by the coding sequence ATGCCGCCCACCGTATTCATCGTCTCCGACGGTACCGGGATCACTGCCGAAACGTTCGCGCATTCGATCCTGTCGCAGTTCGACCAGAAATTCCGCCTCGTGCGCGTGCCGTTCGTCGATTCGATGGACAAGGCCTATGTGACCGTCGACAAGATCAACGACGCGGCCGTGCAGGAAGGACGCCGCCCGATCGTGTTCACGACGCTCGTCGACAGCCAGTCGAACGAAGTCGTGAAGCGCTCGAACGCGCTCGTGCTCGACATGTTCCAGACCTTCGTCGAGCCGCTCGAACAGGAGCTGGACGTCAAGTCGAGCCATGCGATGGGCCGCGTGCACCAGAACGCGGACACCGAGGAGTACAAGAACCGGATCGAGGCGATCAACTTCTCGCTCGCGCACGACGACGGTCAATCGAACCGCAATCTCGTGGACGCGGACGTGATCCTCGTCGGCGTGTCGCGCAGCGGCAAGACGCCGACGAGCCTGTACCTCGCGATGCAGTACGGCGTGAAGGCCGCGAACTACCCGCTGATTCCGGACGACTTCGAGCGCGGCAAGCTGCCGACGCCGCTGATCGAGCATCGGTCGAAGCTGTTCGGCCTGTCGATCGACGCGCAACGGCTCTCCGAGATCCGCAACGAGCGGCGGCCCGGCAGCAAATACGCGGCAATCGAGAACTGCCGCTACGAGATCAACGAAGCGGAAACGATGATGCGGCGCGAAGGGATCAAGTGGCTGTCGTCGACACACAAGTCGATCGAGGAGATCGCGACGACGATCCTGCAGGAAATCCGCATGGACAAGCCGCCGTACTGA
- the ppsA gene encoding phosphoenolpyruvate synthase — protein MTNTIPKDQAYVVPFEQLRMTDVEIVGGKNASLGEMISQLAEAGVRVPTGFATTALAFRDFLKHNNLTERIAARLEKLDVDDVKALAEAGKEIRQWIAEAPLQPRLEQDIRAGFETLQNGSPAELSFAVRSSATAEDLPDASFAGQQESYLNVVGIDDVLDRLKHVFASLYNDRAISYRVHKGFTHAEVALSAGVQRMVRSDVGAAGVMFTLDTESGFKDAVFITSSYGLGETVVQGAVNPDEFYVFKTTLAQGKAPIIRRSIGSKLIKMEFTQPGEPGRVKTVDVSHEQRNRFSITDEDVIELAKYAVIIEKHYQRPMDIEWGKDGRDGKIFILQARPETVKSQAHGKIEQRFKLKGQSQVLATGRAIGQKIGAGRVKVIHDPSEMERVQPGDVLVADMTDPNWEPVMKRASAIVTNRGGRTCHAAIIARELGVPAVVGCGDATDVLKDGALVTVSCAEGDEGRIYDGLLETEVSEVQRGALPPIPVKIMMNVGNPQLAFDFSQLPNAGVGLARLEFIINNNIGVHPKAILEYPNVDADLKKAVESVARGHASPRAFYVDKLTEGIATIAAAFYPKPVIVRLSDFKSNEYKKLIGGSRYEPDEENPMLGFRGASRYISEDFAQAFEMECVALKRVREEMGLTNVEIMVPFVRTLKQAERVVGLLDKFGLKRGVNDLKLIMMCEVPSNAILAEEFLQFFDGFSIGSNDLTQLTLGLDRDSGMELLAVDFDERDEAVKFMLKRAIETCLRLNKYVGICGQGPSDHPDFAQWLAEQGIASMSLNPDTIIDTWQALAKLQAK, from the coding sequence ATGACTAACACCATTCCGAAGGATCAGGCTTATGTAGTGCCGTTCGAGCAGTTGCGGATGACCGACGTCGAGATCGTGGGCGGCAAGAACGCGTCGCTCGGCGAAATGATCAGCCAGCTGGCCGAGGCCGGCGTGCGCGTACCCACGGGTTTCGCGACGACCGCGCTCGCGTTCCGCGACTTCCTGAAACATAACAACCTGACCGAGCGGATCGCCGCGCGCCTCGAAAAGCTGGACGTCGACGACGTGAAGGCGCTCGCGGAGGCGGGCAAGGAAATCCGTCAATGGATCGCCGAAGCGCCGCTGCAGCCGCGCCTCGAACAGGATATCCGCGCGGGTTTCGAGACGCTGCAGAACGGCTCGCCGGCCGAGCTGTCGTTCGCGGTGCGTTCGTCGGCGACCGCCGAGGATCTGCCCGACGCATCGTTTGCGGGCCAGCAGGAAAGCTACCTGAACGTCGTCGGCATCGACGACGTGCTCGATCGCCTGAAGCACGTGTTCGCGTCGCTGTACAACGACCGCGCAATCTCGTATCGCGTCCACAAGGGCTTCACGCACGCGGAAGTCGCGCTGTCGGCCGGCGTGCAGCGGATGGTGCGCTCCGACGTCGGCGCGGCCGGCGTGATGTTCACGCTCGACACCGAGTCGGGCTTCAAGGACGCGGTGTTCATCACGTCGAGCTACGGCCTTGGCGAGACGGTCGTGCAGGGCGCGGTGAACCCGGACGAGTTCTACGTGTTCAAGACCACGCTCGCGCAGGGCAAGGCGCCGATCATCCGGCGCTCGATCGGCTCGAAGCTCATCAAGATGGAATTCACGCAGCCGGGCGAGCCGGGCCGCGTGAAGACGGTCGACGTGTCGCACGAGCAGCGCAACCGCTTCTCGATCACCGACGAGGACGTGATCGAACTCGCGAAATACGCGGTGATCATCGAGAAGCACTACCAGCGCCCGATGGACATCGAGTGGGGCAAGGACGGCCGCGACGGCAAGATCTTCATCCTGCAGGCGCGTCCTGAAACGGTGAAGAGCCAGGCGCACGGCAAGATCGAGCAGCGCTTCAAGCTGAAGGGCCAGTCGCAGGTGCTCGCGACCGGCCGTGCGATCGGCCAGAAGATCGGCGCGGGCCGCGTGAAGGTGATTCACGATCCGTCCGAGATGGAGCGCGTGCAGCCGGGCGACGTGCTGGTCGCCGACATGACCGACCCGAACTGGGAGCCGGTGATGAAGCGCGCATCGGCGATCGTCACGAACCGCGGCGGCCGCACCTGCCACGCGGCGATCATCGCGCGTGAACTGGGCGTGCCGGCGGTGGTCGGCTGCGGCGACGCGACCGACGTGCTGAAGGACGGCGCGCTCGTCACCGTGTCGTGCGCGGAAGGCGACGAAGGCCGGATCTACGACGGTCTGCTCGAAACCGAAGTCAGCGAAGTGCAGCGCGGCGCGCTGCCGCCGATTCCGGTCAAGATCATGATGAACGTCGGCAATCCGCAGCTCGCGTTCGACTTCTCGCAGCTGCCGAACGCGGGCGTCGGCCTTGCGCGTCTCGAATTCATCATCAACAACAACATCGGCGTCCACCCGAAGGCGATTCTCGAATACCCGAATGTCGACGCCGATCTGAAGAAGGCGGTCGAGAGCGTCGCGCGCGGTCATGCGTCGCCGCGTGCGTTCTACGTCGACAAGCTGACCGAAGGGATCGCGACCATCGCCGCGGCGTTCTATCCGAAGCCCGTGATTGTGCGTCTGTCCGACTTCAAGTCGAACGAGTACAAGAAGCTGATCGGCGGTTCGCGTTACGAGCCGGACGAGGAAAACCCGATGCTCGGCTTCCGCGGCGCGTCGCGTTATATCTCGGAAGACTTCGCGCAGGCGTTCGAGATGGAGTGCGTCGCGCTCAAGCGCGTGCGCGAGGAAATGGGCCTGACGAACGTCGAGATCATGGTGCCGTTCGTGCGCACGCTGAAGCAGGCGGAGCGCGTGGTCGGCCTGCTCGACAAGTTCGGCCTGAAGCGCGGCGTGAACGACCTGAAGCTGATCATGATGTGCGAGGTGCCGTCGAACGCGATTCTCGCCGAAGAGTTCCTGCAGTTCTTCGACGGTTTCTCGATCGGCTCGAACGACCTCACGCAGCTGACGCTCGGCCTCGATCGCGACTCCGGCATGGAACTGCTCGCGGTCGACTTCGACGAGCGCGACGAAGCGGTGAAGTTCATGCTCAAGCGCGCGATCGAAACCTGCCTGCGGCTGAACAAGTACGTCGGCATCTGCGGGCAGGGGCCGTCCGATCATCCGGACTTCGCGCAGTGGCTTGCGGAGCAGGGCATCGCGTCGATGTCGCTGAACCCGGACACGATCATCGACACGTGGCAGGCGCTCGCGAAGTTGCAGGCGAAATAA
- a CDS encoding NfeD family protein, with protein sequence MGPHGLFWWVGAGVLVIAELMTGTFYLLMIALGFVAGLIAYAFDAPLDLQLAIAAAVAFVALLVLRRVRFSRRRRGLDVSRDPDVNLDIGSTLTVSGWHDGRSRAMYRGAEWDVELAPGEPDDAPLYEITALRGNSLIVAAKKPPRTAGARDA encoded by the coding sequence GTGGGACCACACGGGTTGTTCTGGTGGGTCGGCGCGGGCGTGCTGGTGATCGCCGAACTGATGACGGGCACGTTCTATCTGCTGATGATCGCGCTCGGTTTCGTCGCGGGGCTGATCGCGTATGCGTTCGACGCACCGCTCGATCTGCAACTGGCGATCGCCGCGGCGGTCGCGTTCGTCGCGCTGCTGGTGTTGCGGCGCGTGCGGTTCAGCCGGCGGCGTCGCGGGCTCGACGTGTCGCGCGACCCCGACGTGAATCTCGACATCGGCTCGACGCTGACCGTTTCCGGCTGGCATGACGGCCGTTCGCGCGCGATGTATCGCGGCGCCGAATGGGACGTCGAACTGGCGCCCGGCGAGCCCGACGACGCGCCGCTCTATGAAATCACCGCATTGCGCGGCAACAGCCTGATCGTCGCGGCGAAAAAGCCGCCGCGCACGGCCGGCGCGCGCGACGCGTGA
- a CDS encoding SPFH domain-containing protein: MQVPIVGAILLVIVIVLVAQTVKIVPQQHAWVVERLGRYHATLTPGLTIVLPFVDRVAYKHVLKEIPLDVPSQICITRDNTQLQVDGVLYFQVTDPMKASYGSSNFVFAITQLSQTTLRSVIGRLELDKTFEERDFINHSIVSSLDQAASNWGVKVLRYEIKDLTPPKEILHAMQAQITAEREKRALIAASEGRKQEQINLAAGAREAAIQKSEGERQAAINQAQGQASAILTVADANAEAIRKIAASIQSQGGMDAVNLKVAEQYVNAFGNLAKQGNTLIVPGDMADLSTMIASALTIVNRTGAREAIVRPAPGAETRGG; this comes from the coding sequence ATGCAAGTTCCCATCGTCGGCGCGATTCTGCTCGTGATCGTGATCGTGCTGGTCGCGCAGACCGTGAAGATCGTGCCGCAGCAGCACGCGTGGGTCGTCGAGCGGCTCGGCCGCTATCATGCGACGCTCACGCCCGGTCTGACGATCGTGCTGCCGTTCGTCGATCGCGTCGCGTACAAGCACGTGCTGAAGGAGATTCCGCTCGACGTGCCGAGTCAGATCTGCATCACGCGCGACAACACGCAGTTGCAGGTGGACGGCGTGCTGTACTTTCAGGTCACCGATCCGATGAAGGCATCGTATGGATCGAGCAACTTCGTGTTCGCGATCACGCAGTTGTCGCAGACGACGCTGCGCTCGGTGATCGGCCGGCTCGAACTCGACAAGACGTTCGAGGAGCGCGACTTCATCAATCACAGCATCGTGTCGTCGCTCGACCAGGCCGCGTCGAACTGGGGCGTGAAGGTGCTGCGCTACGAGATCAAGGACCTGACGCCGCCGAAGGAGATCCTGCACGCGATGCAGGCGCAGATCACCGCGGAGCGCGAGAAGCGCGCACTGATCGCCGCGTCCGAAGGGCGCAAGCAGGAGCAGATCAATCTGGCGGCCGGCGCGCGCGAGGCCGCGATCCAGAAGTCCGAAGGCGAGCGGCAGGCGGCGATCAACCAGGCGCAGGGGCAGGCGTCCGCGATTCTGACGGTGGCCGACGCGAATGCGGAGGCGATTCGCAAGATCGCGGCGTCGATCCAGTCGCAGGGCGGCATGGACGCGGTGAACCTGAAGGTCGCCGAACAGTATGTGAATGCGTTCGGCAATCTCGCGAAGCAGGGGAATACGCTGATCGTGCCCGGCGACATGGCCGACCTGAGCACGATGATCGCGTCTGCGTTGACGATCGTGAATCGCACGGGTGCGCGCGAAGCGATCGTGCGGCCCGCGCCGGGCGCGGAGACGAGGGGCGGGTGA
- the smpB gene encoding SsrA-binding protein SmpB, whose product MSIIDNRKAFFDYFIEERHEAGLVLEGWEVKALRAGRGQIKEGYVVIRDGELFLIGAHISPLPEASTHVKPDPVRTRKLLLHKTEIHKLIGKVEQRGYTLVPLNFHYKGGRVKCEVGLAKGKKQHDKRETEKKRDWEREKARLMRSPT is encoded by the coding sequence ATGAGCATCATCGACAACAGAAAAGCATTCTTCGATTACTTCATCGAAGAACGCCATGAAGCGGGGCTCGTGCTCGAAGGGTGGGAGGTCAAGGCGTTGCGCGCGGGCCGCGGGCAGATCAAGGAAGGTTACGTCGTGATCCGCGACGGCGAGCTGTTCCTGATCGGCGCGCACATCAGCCCGCTGCCGGAAGCGTCGACGCACGTGAAGCCGGACCCGGTGCGCACGCGCAAGCTGCTGCTGCACAAGACCGAAATCCACAAGCTGATCGGCAAGGTCGAGCAGCGCGGTTACACACTCGTGCCGCTGAACTTCCACTACAAGGGCGGGCGCGTGAAGTGCGAAGTCGGGCTCGCGAAGGGCAAGAAGCAGCACGACAAGCGCGAAACCGAGAAGAAACGCGACTGGGAGCGCGAAAAAGCGCGCCTGATGCGCTCGCCGACCTGA
- a CDS encoding type II toxin-antitoxin system RatA family toxin has protein sequence MADVQKTVLIRHSAEQMFDLVTDVADYPNFLPWCGGVEIRRQDENGMEARIDINFKGIKQHFATRNSQQRPTRIDMEFADGPFRKFTGYWRFTPLRADACKIEFALHYEFTNVILEKIIGPVFSHIANTFVESFVKRADQRYGK, from the coding sequence ATGGCGGATGTCCAGAAAACCGTGTTGATTCGCCATTCGGCGGAACAGATGTTCGACCTCGTCACCGACGTTGCCGACTACCCCAACTTCCTGCCGTGGTGCGGCGGCGTCGAGATTCGCCGCCAGGACGAAAACGGGATGGAGGCGAGGATCGACATCAATTTCAAGGGGATCAAGCAGCACTTCGCGACCCGCAACTCGCAGCAGCGGCCGACCCGCATCGACATGGAGTTCGCGGACGGCCCGTTCCGCAAGTTCACCGGCTACTGGCGCTTCACGCCGCTGCGCGCGGACGCGTGCAAGATCGAGTTCGCATTGCACTACGAATTCACGAACGTGATCCTCGAAAAGATCATCGGGCCGGTGTTCAGCCACATCGCGAACACGTTCGTCGAATCGTTCGTGAAGCGCGCGGACCAGCGCTACGGAAAATGA
- a CDS encoding RnfH family protein, translated as MDAKLSIDVCYALPDAQTLIAVELPAGATVQQAIDASGMLARHPEIDLAKQKVGVFGKIRPLDATLADHDRVEIYRPLIVDPKAARQRRVDKTRREGSIEGRKWLPKDSR; from the coding sequence ATGGACGCGAAACTTTCCATCGACGTGTGTTACGCGCTGCCGGACGCGCAGACGCTGATCGCGGTCGAATTGCCGGCCGGCGCGACGGTGCAGCAGGCGATCGACGCGAGCGGCATGCTGGCCCGGCATCCGGAGATCGACCTCGCGAAGCAGAAGGTCGGCGTGTTCGGGAAGATTCGGCCGCTCGATGCGACGCTCGCGGACCACGACCGCGTCGAGATCTACCGTCCGTTGATCGTCGATCCGAAGGCCGCGCGGCAGCGGCGCGTCGACAAGACCCGGCGCGAAGGGTCGATCGAAGGGCGGAAGTGGCTGCCGAAGGATTCGCGGTAG
- a CDS encoding DMT family transporter, producing MQRGVLYGILAGALWGTVFVVPRQLPDFSPLLLSAGRYVMYGLVSLAALLPMARRVWPRLTRADVVALVKLALAGNLLYYLFLATAIHLVGIAPASLIVGVLPVTVTLLGRRDHGAVPLRRLALPLAMIAAGIACINVDVFTAAGNGGGDVLTKLTGIGCAVGALVCWSWFAVENARYLQRITHFSGNEWSVLWGVVTGALGGALWLAITLLPAGSVQADVAASRWTTFWQLNLILAIGASWLGNGLWNAAAKRLPLTLSGQMIVFETLFALLYGFVYDHRLPRPLEIAAIVLLVAGVSWSVRRHAGEPQRTAHGDGIVPSADPAGTGTGNGNAPTERRRTAV from the coding sequence ATGCAGCGCGGGGTGTTGTACGGCATTCTCGCCGGAGCGTTATGGGGAACGGTTTTCGTCGTGCCCCGCCAGTTGCCGGACTTCTCGCCGCTGCTGCTGAGCGCGGGCCGCTACGTGATGTACGGCCTCGTGTCGCTCGCGGCGCTGCTGCCGATGGCGCGCCGCGTGTGGCCGCGCCTCACGCGCGCGGACGTCGTCGCGCTCGTGAAGCTCGCGCTCGCCGGCAACCTGCTCTATTACCTGTTTCTCGCGACCGCAATCCATCTGGTCGGCATCGCGCCCGCGTCGCTGATCGTCGGCGTGCTGCCGGTCACGGTCACGCTGCTCGGCCGCCGCGACCACGGCGCGGTGCCGCTTCGCCGGCTCGCGCTGCCGCTCGCGATGATCGCGGCCGGCATCGCGTGCATCAACGTCGACGTGTTCACCGCGGCGGGTAATGGCGGCGGCGACGTGCTGACGAAGCTGACCGGCATCGGCTGCGCGGTCGGCGCGCTGGTGTGCTGGTCGTGGTTCGCGGTCGAGAACGCGCGTTATCTGCAGCGCATCACGCATTTCAGCGGCAACGAGTGGTCAGTGCTGTGGGGCGTCGTGACCGGCGCGCTCGGCGGCGCGCTGTGGCTCGCGATCACGCTGCTGCCGGCCGGCTCGGTGCAGGCCGACGTCGCCGCGTCGCGCTGGACGACGTTCTGGCAACTGAACCTGATCCTCGCGATCGGCGCGTCATGGCTCGGCAACGGGCTGTGGAACGCGGCCGCGAAACGGCTGCCGCTGACGCTGTCCGGCCAGATGATCGTGTTCGAGACGCTGTTTGCGTTGCTGTACGGGTTCGTGTACGACCACCGGTTGCCGCGTCCGCTGGAAATCGCGGCGATCGTGCTGCTGGTCGCGGGCGTCAGCTGGTCGGTGCGCCGTCACGCGGGCGAACCGCAACGCACCGCGCACGGGGACGGCATCGTGCCGTCGGCCGATCCGGCCGGAACCGGGACGGGCAACGGCAACGCGCCGACCGAACGGCGGCGCACGGCGGTTTAG
- the guaB gene encoding IMP dehydrogenase produces MRLIQKALTFDDVLLVPAFSDVLPRDTSLKTRLTRNISLNIPLVSAAMDTVTEGRLAIAMAQQGGVGIVHKNLTPAEQAREVAKVKRFESGVVRDPITVPPQMKVRDVMALSQQHGISGFPVVEGAQLIGIVTNRDLRFETRLDEPVRSIMTPRERLVTVKEGTPLTEAKALMHSHRLERVLVVNDAFELRGLMTVKDITKQTEHPAACKDEHGKLRAGAAVGVGPDNEERVELLVQAGVDVIVVDTAHGHSKGVLERVQWVKRNFPHVEVIGGNIATADAAKALVEYGADGVKVGIGPGSICTTRIVAGVGVPQISAIANVSDALRGTGVPVIADGGIRYSGDVSKALAAGANAVMMGSMLAGTEESPGDVFLYQGRQYKAYRGMGSVGAMKDGAADRYFQDNSANIDKLVPEGIEGRVAYKGSVNAILFQLIGGVRASMGYCGCGTIDEMHEKASFVEITSAGMRESHVHDVQITKEAPNYHVD; encoded by the coding sequence ATGCGTCTGATCCAGAAAGCACTCACGTTCGATGACGTGCTCCTCGTCCCGGCCTTCTCCGACGTTCTGCCGCGCGACACCAGCCTGAAGACCCGGCTGACCCGCAATATCTCCCTGAACATTCCGCTCGTGTCCGCCGCGATGGATACGGTCACCGAAGGCCGTCTCGCGATCGCGATGGCGCAGCAGGGCGGTGTCGGCATCGTCCACAAGAACCTCACGCCGGCCGAGCAGGCGCGCGAGGTCGCGAAGGTCAAGCGCTTCGAATCCGGCGTCGTGCGCGACCCGATCACCGTGCCGCCGCAGATGAAGGTGCGCGACGTGATGGCGCTGTCGCAGCAGCATGGCATTTCCGGCTTTCCGGTCGTCGAGGGCGCGCAACTGATCGGCATCGTCACGAACCGCGACCTGCGTTTCGAAACGCGTCTCGACGAGCCGGTCCGCTCGATCATGACGCCGCGCGAGCGGCTCGTCACCGTGAAGGAAGGCACGCCGCTCACCGAGGCGAAGGCGCTGATGCACAGCCACCGCCTGGAGCGCGTGCTGGTCGTCAACGACGCGTTCGAACTGCGCGGCCTGATGACGGTGAAGGACATCACGAAGCAGACCGAACACCCGGCCGCGTGCAAGGACGAGCACGGCAAGCTGCGCGCGGGCGCGGCGGTCGGCGTCGGTCCCGACAACGAGGAGCGCGTCGAACTGCTGGTGCAGGCGGGCGTCGACGTGATCGTCGTCGATACCGCGCACGGCCACAGCAAGGGCGTGCTCGAACGCGTGCAGTGGGTGAAGCGCAACTTCCCGCACGTCGAGGTGATCGGCGGCAATATCGCGACCGCCGACGCCGCGAAGGCGCTCGTCGAATACGGCGCGGACGGCGTGAAGGTCGGCATCGGCCCGGGTTCGATCTGCACGACGCGGATCGTCGCCGGCGTCGGCGTCCCGCAGATCAGCGCGATCGCTAACGTGTCCGACGCGCTGCGCGGCACCGGCGTGCCGGTGATCGCGGACGGCGGCATCCGCTATTCGGGCGACGTCAGCAAGGCGCTCGCAGCCGGCGCGAACGCGGTGATGATGGGCAGCATGCTCGCGGGCACCGAAGAGTCGCCGGGCGACGTGTTCCTGTATCAAGGCCGCCAGTACAAGGCGTATCGCGGCATGGGTTCGGTCGGCGCGATGAAGGACGGCGCCGCGGACCGCTACTTCCAGGACAACTCCGCGAACATCGACAAGCTCGTGCCGGAAGGCATCGAAGGGCGCGTCGCGTACAAGGGCTCGGTCAACGCGATCCTGTTCCAGTTGATCGGCGGCGTGCGCGCGAGCATGGGTTACTGCGGCTGCGGCACGATCGACGAAATGCACGAGAAGGCCTCGTTCGTTGAAATCACGTCGGCGGGGATGCGCGAATCGCACGTCCACGACGTGCAGATCACGAAGGAAGCGCCGAACTATCACGTGGACTGA